A window of Candidatus Niyogibacteria bacterium contains these coding sequences:
- a CDS encoding NAD-dependent epimerase/dehydratase family protein has product MKILITGGAGFQGSHLTEFLLRIGHQISVLNTYSEKSVFNLAAVLDKINLIWGSITDKELVDKSVRGHEAVIHMAARINVDESLKDPLAFFYSNILGAYNILEAVKNYGSRLIFVSTCEVYGDGHDLKDGELLDESAELKPNSPYAASKASADRICYAYFRSFGLDVTIVRPFNIYGERQKSGLFGALIPILTAKALKGENLTVFGDGSATRDYTHVSDIVRAYNLILENSSLKGKTINFASGRNAKIKEIAEYIAKKFGVRVVHGPSRPGEVMRFPADISFARSLGYVPKINIWEGIDRYLEWAKLNLK; this is encoded by the coding sequence ATGAAAATTTTAATTACCGGCGGAGCTGGATTTCAAGGAAGCCATCTGACTGAATTTTTATTAAGAATCGGACATCAAATTTCCGTTCTTAACACTTATTCTGAAAAATCAGTTTTTAATCTCGCGGCCGTATTGGATAAAATAAATTTGATTTGGGGGAGCATCACCGATAAAGAGCTGGTGGATAAAAGCGTGCGCGGGCATGAAGCGGTGATCCATATGGCGGCGCGCATCAATGTTGACGAGTCGCTTAAAGATCCTTTAGCGTTTTTTTATTCCAATATTCTTGGCGCTTACAATATTTTAGAAGCGGTTAAGAATTATGGCTCAAGGCTTATTTTTGTTTCTACCTGCGAAGTATACGGCGATGGCCATGATCTTAAAGACGGAGAACTGCTGGATGAATCAGCGGAATTAAAGCCTAACAGCCCTTATGCTGCGTCCAAAGCGTCCGCGGACAGGATTTGCTACGCTTATTTCAGGTCTTTTGGTCTGGACGTGACGATTGTCCGGCCGTTTAATATTTACGGCGAACGCCAGAAGAGCGGATTATTCGGAGCATTAATTCCCATTTTAACCGCGAAGGCCCTGAAAGGAGAAAATTTGACGGTCTTCGGAGACGGAAGCGCGACTCGCGATTACACTCACGTCAGCGATATTGTGCGGGCATATAATCTGATTTTGGAAAATTCTTCTTTAAAAGGCAAGACGATTAATTTTGCCAGCGGCCGGAATGCCAAAATAAAAGAAATAGCGGAGTATATCGCGAAAAAATTCGGAGTCCGGGTTGTCCACGGCCCCTCAAGGCCCGGTGAAGTAATGAGATTTCCCGCGGATATCTCTTTTGCCAGAAGTTTGGGATATGTTCCCAAAATTAATATCTGGGAAGGAATTGACAGATATTTGGAATGGGCCAAATTAAATTTAAAATGA
- a CDS encoding methyltransferase domain-containing protein, which translates to MKDAVIFIKELWRGKDLCRILMNLECRKFALEGHVLDIGSGLNRASYHRFFKISPDAEIFSLDQAVSEIDFEKDKLPYKDNSMDAILIFNLLEHIYNYSFLLAEIKRVLKPGGQMIGAAPFLVGYHPDPHDYWRYTNEALFKIFKGQNFKNIEIKPIGRGPFTAVYSQVEFMLPRVLKIIKLPVVLFLDRLIFKIKPNFNREKFALGLFFSGIK; encoded by the coding sequence ATGAAAGACGCGGTAATTTTTATAAAAGAATTATGGCGAGGCAAGGATTTGTGCAGAATTTTAATGAATTTAGAATGCAGGAAGTTCGCGCTTGAAGGACATGTTTTGGATATTGGAAGCGGATTAAATCGGGCCAGTTATCATCGTTTTTTCAAAATTTCGCCGGATGCCGAAATTTTTTCTTTGGACCAGGCCGTATCAGAAATTGATTTTGAAAAAGATAAATTACCTTACAAAGATAATAGCATGGACGCGATTTTAATTTTTAATCTTTTAGAGCATATTTATAATTATTCTTTTTTACTCGCGGAAATAAAAAGAGTTTTAAAGCCCGGCGGGCAAATGATCGGCGCCGCGCCTTTTTTGGTCGGCTATCATCCGGACCCGCATGATTATTGGCGATACACGAATGAAGCGCTTTTTAAAATTTTTAAAGGGCAGAATTTTAAAAATATCGAAATTAAACCGATTGGCCGAGGGCCTTTTACGGCCGTTTATTCGCAAGTGGAATTTATGCTGCCGCGGGTTTTAAAAATAATTAAATTGCCGGTTGTTTTGTTTTTAGATCGGCTGATTTTTAAAATTAAGCCGAATTTTAACCGTGAAAAATTTGCTCTTGGATTGTTTTTTTCTGGAATCAAATAA
- a CDS encoding glycosyltransferase family 2 protein, which produces MKLSIIIPVYNEKNTVQELIKKVQNVFLPDMEKEIIIVDDGSTDGTRDILKKVSGIKYIFHDKNLGKGGAIKTGFQRATGDIILIQDADLEYDPNEYGRLIAPIFSGRADVVYGSRFVGNDPHRVLYVWHYLANRFLTILSNILTGFNLSDMETCYKVFRKEVVDSFKEKLKSKKFGIEPELTARIAKGRWRIYEVGISYYGRTYEEGKKINWKDGLAAIWHIIRFNLFN; this is translated from the coding sequence ATGAAACTTTCAATCATTATTCCCGTTTATAACGAAAAAAACACCGTTCAAGAACTTATTAAAAAAGTTCAGAATGTTTTTTTGCCGGATATGGAAAAAGAAATCATTATCGTTGACGATGGTTCAACTGACGGGACGCGCGATATTTTAAAAAAAGTAAGCGGCATTAAATATATTTTTCACGACAAAAATCTCGGCAAAGGCGGAGCGATAAAGACCGGTTTTCAGCGGGCGACCGGCGATATTATCCTTATTCAGGACGCGGATTTGGAATATGATCCGAATGAATACGGCCGGCTGATCGCGCCTATTTTTTCCGGTCGCGCCGATGTGGTTTATGGCTCTCGTTTTGTCGGCAATGATCCTCACCGCGTTCTTTATGTTTGGCATTATCTGGCCAATCGTTTTTTGACGATTTTATCAAATATTCTGACCGGTTTTAACTTATCCGATATGGAAACTTGTTATAAAGTATTTAGAAAAGAAGTGGTTGATTCTTTTAAAGAAAAACTAAAATCAAAAAAATTCGGCATTGAGCCGGAATTGACGGCCAGAATCGCCAAAGGCCGGTGGCGGATTTACGAAGTCGGCATTTCTTATTACGGCCGAACTTACGAGGAAGGCAAAAAAATAAATTGGAAAGACGGCTTAGCCGCGATTTGGCACATTATTCGTTTTAATTTATTTAATTAA
- the asnB gene encoding asparagine synthase (glutamine-hydrolyzing): MCAINGFNFKDEKLIVQMNAVTRRRGPDGTGVFTDEGISLGHNRLSIIDLTDAASQPMQNNDGNLVIVFNGEIYNFLELKRELAGSYQFKTLSDTEIILAAYQKWGAECVKKFNGIFAFVIWDKLKRELFLARDPIGVKPLYYFWDSRKFIFSSEIKAILEHNVSRVLDKEAFNHYLRLLYVPEPLTMFEGVRKFPPASYALLKNNKFTTYNYWDLKTKEKFFGTNKKLAVELREKVEQAVKSQLISDRPLGIYLSGGIDSSVVLDCVAKVRDNIDTFSVGFNLKEKEQKEKFNADFNLARRTAEYYGTNHHEVLLSPQDVLDLLDRVVWQMDEPISNPTAIAMMKLAEFTKNKADVVLGGDGGDELFGGYDRYRLSLAANYYQKLPKLFRGAIAKFSQKAGKLNVPAGIERYALFMFQKDEILRKSISEEFLDFNLTKNFFNKKFKFNDRSAAFEEILMEVDRKSWLADFSLILTDKMSMAFGLEARVPFLDKNLVEFAAKIPLKYKISLFNNKIILKEAFYGRIPNFLFNQPKRGWFSPAAKWLRYPEMQKMIKEVLSENYCESTRRIFRWRKLQDIFEGHCFRGEYNLNIIWAILTFQIWAKQYKIQI; the protein is encoded by the coding sequence ATGTGCGCGATTAACGGATTTAATTTTAAAGACGAAAAATTGATTGTTCAAATGAATGCCGTTACTCGCCGCCGCGGACCGGATGGGACGGGCGTTTTTACGGATGAGGGTATTTCTTTAGGCCACAATCGTTTAAGCATCATTGATTTGACTGATGCCGCTTCCCAGCCAATGCAAAATAATGACGGCAATTTAGTCATTGTTTTTAACGGGGAGATTTATAATTTTTTGGAATTAAAGCGCGAGCTTGCCGGCAGTTATCAATTTAAGACATTAAGCGATACCGAGATTATTTTGGCGGCTTATCAGAAATGGGGCGCGGAATGCGTTAAAAAATTCAACGGCATATTTGCTTTTGTTATTTGGGATAAGTTAAAGCGGGAATTATTTTTGGCGCGCGATCCGATCGGCGTCAAGCCTCTTTATTATTTTTGGGATAGCCGAAAATTTATATTTTCTTCCGAAATAAAAGCGATTTTGGAACATAATGTTTCCCGTGTTCTGGATAAAGAAGCGTTTAACCATTATCTGCGGCTGTTGTATGTGCCGGAACCCTTGACAATGTTTGAAGGTGTGAGAAAATTTCCGCCAGCCAGCTATGCGTTGTTAAAAAACAATAAATTCACAACTTATAATTATTGGGATTTAAAAACAAAAGAGAAATTTTTTGGAACAAATAAAAAATTAGCGGTTGAACTTCGGGAAAAAGTGGAACAGGCGGTAAAAAGCCAGTTGATTTCCGACCGGCCTTTGGGAATTTATCTTTCCGGCGGTATAGATTCAAGCGTGGTTTTAGATTGCGTGGCAAAAGTGCGCGATAATATAGATACTTTTTCCGTTGGTTTTAACCTTAAAGAAAAAGAACAGAAAGAAAAATTTAACGCGGATTTTAATCTGGCGCGGCGGACGGCCGAGTATTATGGCACGAATCACCATGAAGTTTTGTTATCTCCGCAAGATGTTTTGGATTTGCTGGATAGAGTTGTCTGGCAAATGGACGAGCCGATTTCCAATCCCACGGCGATCGCGATGATGAAGCTGGCCGAGTTCACTAAAAATAAAGCCGATGTGGTTTTAGGCGGGGACGGCGGCGACGAGCTTTTTGGCGGTTATGACCGATATCGGTTGAGTTTGGCGGCGAATTATTATCAAAAATTGCCAAAATTGTTTCGTGGAGCGATTGCTAAATTCAGCCAAAAAGCGGGGAAACTGAATGTGCCCGCTGGCATAGAACGTTACGCGCTTTTTATGTTTCAGAAAGACGAGATTTTACGAAAGAGTATAAGTGAAGAATTTTTAGATTTTAATCTTACCAAGAATTTTTTTAACAAAAAATTCAAATTTAACGATCGTTCCGCCGCGTTTGAGGAGATTTTAATGGAGGTAGACAGAAAAAGCTGGTTGGCTGATTTTTCGCTCATCCTGACCGATAAAATGTCAATGGCTTTCGGTCTTGAAGCCAGAGTGCCTTTTTTGGATAAAAATCTGGTGGAATTTGCCGCGAAAATACCTCTTAAATATAAAATAAGTTTGTTCAATAACAAGATTATTCTGAAAGAGGCCTTTTACGGGAGAATTCCGAATTTTCTTTTTAATCAGCCGAAAAGAGGCTGGTTTTCGCCGGCGGCCAAATGGCTGAGATATCCGGAAATGCAAAAAATGATCAAAGAGGTTTTATCGGAAAATTATTGCGAAAGCACGCGCCGGATTTTTAGATGGCGGAAATTGCAGGATATTTTTGAAGGGCACTGTTTTCGCGGCGAATATAATTTAAATATAATTTGGGCAATTTTAACTTTTCAAATCTGGGCCAAGCAATATAAGATTCAAATATGA
- a CDS encoding glycosyltransferase: MSQEAKKISIVIPAYNEEELLERELEKIISKTNEVIENRNYEIVIVENGSTDKTLEIARELSARYPQIFVISLTIANYGSALKNGIFSSQGELVAVFNVDFWDVGAMKKALDILLNENCDIVVCSKSMKGARDLRPLLRRIVTRGFNLMLCLFFGYRGTDTHGVKFFKKEKILPIIKQCVNERDLLDTELLIRAQKAGLVIKEIPIVCEEKRKSVYGLFGKTPRILKDLILLFVSIHKR; this comes from the coding sequence ATGAGCCAAGAAGCCAAGAAAATATCAATTGTTATTCCGGCATACAATGAAGAAGAACTTTTGGAAAGAGAGCTGGAAAAAATCATATCCAAAACTAATGAAGTGATTGAAAACAGAAACTATGAAATAGTAATAGTAGAAAATGGCAGTACTGATAAAACATTGGAGATAGCGCGCGAATTATCAGCCCGCTATCCGCAGATTTTTGTTATTTCTTTAACGATCGCGAATTACGGCAGTGCTTTAAAAAATGGAATTTTTAGCAGCCAAGGAGAATTAGTCGCTGTTTTTAATGTTGATTTTTGGGACGTTGGCGCGATGAAAAAGGCTTTGGATATTCTTTTAAACGAGAATTGCGATATTGTGGTTTGTTCAAAATCAATGAAAGGAGCGCGAGATTTAAGGCCTCTTTTAAGGAGAATTGTCACCCGAGGATTTAATCTGATGCTTTGTTTATTTTTTGGATATCGCGGCACGGACACGCATGGAGTTAAATTTTTTAAAAAGGAAAAAATATTGCCGATCATTAAACAATGCGTAAATGAGCGGGATTTATTGGATACGGAACTTTTGATCCGCGCGCAAAAAGCGGGGCTTGTGATAAAAGAAATTCCGATTGTTTGCGAAGAAAAAAGGAAAAGCGTTTACGGCCTTTTTGGAAAAACGCCGAGAATCTTAAAAGATTTGATTCTTCTTTTCGTTTCTATCCATAAGCGATGA
- a CDS encoding radical SAM protein → MDLKKYYHIGKVFFNKMPSYLIFFVTARCNSRCRMCFYWKNIENPQKELSLEEIKKISKGFGHLQYLTVSGGEPFLRTDLSEIIQTFVKQNNLQFVSIPTNGLLPDRIASVSEDMFKKCPNTFFRIALSLDGIGQDHDEIRGIPGNFEKLKESYARLNELRKKYGNFNIDSTTVFTNFNHRKIKGIFEWVDKNINIDNHVLLLARGNARESIAKQVSIDEYAEMADYVEQKTFAKSPRKKQFYLKALKAVKLVMRDVIVRTVKEKKMILPCVAGKKMVIISETGKVYPCELLPKEMGDLRKNNYDIKKILFSQAGKDIKRQIKETKCHCTFECAIQNNIFYNPLAYPSIIKKLFRLK, encoded by the coding sequence ATGGATCTAAAAAAATATTATCACATCGGAAAAGTGTTTTTTAATAAGATGCCGTCTTATCTTATATTTTTTGTGACAGCCAGATGCAATTCCCGCTGCCGAATGTGTTTTTATTGGAAAAATATTGAAAATCCCCAAAAAGAATTAAGTTTGGAAGAGATAAAAAAGATATCAAAAGGATTCGGGCATTTGCAGTATCTGACGGTATCAGGAGGAGAGCCTTTTTTGAGAACAGATTTATCGGAAATTATTCAAACATTTGTCAAACAAAATAATTTGCAGTTTGTCAGTATTCCGACCAACGGATTATTGCCGGATAGAATAGCCAGCGTTTCGGAAGATATGTTTAAGAAATGTCCGAATACGTTTTTTAGAATTGCGTTGTCGCTTGACGGTATTGGCCAGGATCACGACGAGATCAGAGGAATTCCCGGTAATTTTGAAAAATTAAAAGAGTCTTACGCGCGATTGAATGAATTAAGGAAAAAGTACGGTAATTTTAACATTGATTCAACAACGGTTTTTACCAATTTCAATCATCGCAAGATTAAAGGTATATTTGAATGGGTGGATAAAAATATAAATATTGACAATCATGTGCTTCTTTTGGCGCGCGGTAACGCGAGGGAATCTATTGCTAAGCAAGTGTCAATTGACGAATATGCTGAAATGGCGGATTATGTTGAACAAAAAACATTTGCCAAATCGCCAAGGAAAAAGCAATTTTATCTGAAAGCCTTGAAAGCGGTTAAATTGGTGATGAGGGATGTGATTGTCAGGACGGTTAAAGAAAAAAAGATGATCCTGCCGTGCGTGGCGGGAAAGAAAATGGTGATAATCAGTGAGACGGGCAAAGTGTATCCCTGCGAACTTTTGCCCAAGGAAATGGGGGATTTGCGGAAGAATAATTATGATATAAAAAAGATACTTTTTTCGCAGGCGGGAAAAGATATCAAGCGGCAGATTAAAGAAACTAAATGCCATTGTACTTTTGAATGTGCGATCCAAAATAATATTTTTTATAATCCTTTGGCTTACCCTTCAATTATTAAAAAACTTTTTCGTTTAAAATGA
- a CDS encoding glycosyltransferase family 2 protein: MIDEKARKNPELSVIIPVYNSRKTINQCLNAVFSSDFKEFEVIMVDDCSTDDTLEMAKKYPCKVIKLKRNSGPSSARNQGATAASAEILFFIDSDVILNSNALREVFNFYKDEKIHAAIGMYAKESANNGFFHEYMALWKYYTWMYPQAPEYFSFFIASCGSMRRKVFFELNGFNTEYRGTDVEDYELGYRLREKYKIYFNPKIQGKHYHPDFMTCARNYYKRASLWFNLFMKQNSFDNGAASASRGVSSLIGFLIPVLILFAIFFPLLWIAVVSLSVIFVIMNMKFYLLAFEEKGLWFMMFSIAANLILSIFISAGVFKSIISISFLKWI, encoded by the coding sequence ATGATTGATGAAAAAGCAAGAAAAAATCCGGAATTATCGGTGATTATTCCCGTTTATAATTCCAGAAAAACGATTAATCAATGCCTGAACGCGGTTTTTTCGTCTGATTTTAAAGAATTTGAAGTGATTATGGTTGATGATTGTTCAACCGATGATACCTTAGAAATGGCAAAAAAATATCCTTGTAAAGTTATTAAGCTTAAAAGAAACTCCGGGCCTTCATCGGCGAGAAATCAAGGAGCAACGGCGGCCAGCGCGGAGATATTATTTTTTATTGATTCCGATGTCATTTTAAACAGTAACGCGCTTCGCGAAGTATTTAATTTTTACAAAGATGAGAAAATTCACGCGGCAATCGGGATGTACGCGAAAGAATCGGCGAATAACGGCTTTTTCCATGAATATATGGCTCTTTGGAAATATTATACTTGGATGTATCCTCAAGCTCCGGAATATTTTAGTTTTTTTATCGCCTCCTGCGGTTCAATGCGCCGGAAAGTTTTTTTTGAATTGAACGGTTTTAACACCGAGTATCGGGGAACCGATGTTGAGGATTATGAGCTTGGCTATCGCTTAAGGGAAAAATATAAAATTTATTTTAATCCAAAAATTCAGGGCAAACATTATCATCCGGATTTTATGACCTGCGCGAGAAATTATTATAAAAGAGCGTCATTATGGTTTAATCTTTTTATGAAGCAAAATTCGTTTGATAACGGCGCCGCGTCAGCTTCGCGAGGCGTCTCGTCGCTGATCGGATTTTTAATTCCGGTTTTAATATTATTCGCAATCTTCTTTCCGTTGTTATGGATAGCGGTTGTTTCTTTAAGCGTGATTTTTGTGATAATGAATATGAAATTCTATCTGCTGGCTTTTGAAGAAAAAGGATTATGGTTTATGATGTTTTCAATCGCCGCCAATTTGATTTTGTCAATTTTTATCAGCGCGGGCGTTTTTAAATCAATTATTTCAATATCTTTTTTAAAATGGATCTAA
- a CDS encoding glycosyltransferase family 39 protein yields the protein MMDKNKIIIITAVVLAAFILSLAYSFYFKINPAVDAAAYDKIAWNLVQGNGYKESADLPFDKDIAILRVGPGYEFFLALIYYVFGHYLWVVWIIHALLSAAAAYLVFLLSKEIFKESRNFFIGVAAASFMAFSPDLITMSGMIMTEILGVFLIILSVYLFFKYINSEAKSVYLVILAALAFGAAVLVRTPIALLFLPFAGYFIFHKNWRHFLFFSFALILIFLPWTLRNYQTYHSFIPTNLAFGYDLLAGNHSGATGELEPYYLNEQFMEQGRIEGNKLALKEALFFIFANPLEFLKITFYRISIYFSFARPTGFWFHLEGASRALTLALSALYSVLLFVFGFFGIYGIKELPPTDKKRAKFFIWTLLAMPLAVVWIIVETRYRFLVYPFFAVFAGYGLWTLFNKKIALKILLGIFGILFLNTAFDAWRNSERIIERIAELL from the coding sequence ATGATGGATAAAAATAAAATTATAATTATAACGGCAGTCGTGCTCGCGGCTTTTATTTTATCGCTGGCTTATTCTTTTTATTTTAAAATTAATCCGGCGGTGGATGCCGCGGCTTACGATAAAATCGCCTGGAATCTGGTTCAGGGAAATGGTTATAAAGAGTCGGCGGATTTGCCGTTTGATAAGGATATCGCGATTTTGCGGGTCGGTCCGGGTTATGAATTTTTTCTGGCGCTGATTTATTATGTTTTCGGGCATTATCTTTGGGTTGTCTGGATTATTCACGCTCTTTTAAGCGCGGCTGCGGCTTATCTGGTGTTTTTGCTTTCCAAAGAAATTTTCAAAGAAAGCCGGAATTTTTTCATCGGCGTGGCGGCGGCGTCTTTCATGGCATTTTCTCCCGATTTGATTACAATGAGCGGAATGATAATGACCGAGATTCTGGGCGTTTTTTTGATAATTTTAAGCGTTTATTTATTTTTTAAATATATAAACAGCGAAGCCAAGTCGGTTTATCTTGTTATTTTGGCGGCGTTGGCGTTTGGCGCGGCGGTTTTGGTCCGAACGCCGATCGCCCTGCTTTTTTTGCCTTTTGCCGGCTATTTTATTTTTCATAAAAATTGGCGGCATTTTTTATTTTTTTCTTTCGCGCTGATTTTAATTTTTCTGCCCTGGACTTTAAGAAATTATCAAACTTATCATTCATTCATTCCGACTAACTTGGCTTTTGGCTATGATCTTCTGGCCGGAAATCATTCAGGCGCGACCGGCGAACTGGAACCGTATTATTTAAACGAACAATTTATGGAGCAGGGAAGAATTGAAGGGAATAAACTTGCCCTTAAAGAAGCCCTGTTTTTTATTTTTGCCAACCCGCTGGAATTTTTAAAAATTACTTTTTACCGGATTTCCATTTATTTCAGCTTCGCGCGGCCGACCGGATTTTGGTTTCATTTGGAAGGCGCGAGCCGGGCATTGACTTTGGCTCTTTCCGCTTTATATTCTGTTTTACTTTTTGTTTTTGGATTTTTTGGGATTTATGGGATAAAAGAATTGCCGCCAACAGACAAAAAAAGAGCAAAATTTTTTATTTGGACGCTTTTAGCGATGCCTTTGGCCGTCGTTTGGATTATCGTGGAAACGCGCTATCGTTTTCTCGTTTATCCTTTTTTCGCGGTTTTCGCGGGCTATGGATTGTGGACATTGTTTAATAAAAAAATTGCCCTTAAAATATTGCTTGGCATCTTCGGAATTTTATTTTTGAACACCGCTTTTGACGCTTGGCGAAATTCGGAAAGAATAATAGAAAGAATCGCGGAGTTATTATGA
- a CDS encoding glycosyltransferase family 39 protein codes for MNNKITISVTALFDIFEKYFLILLIGLVFGMALWNFQTSPGFWFDEGIIAQAAKNIAEHGIYGIQTAPEQFYTDNFWITTSYSLIWPVALFIKIFGASIWAARLAPLLYLVFFVLVSYFFIKKLYGFRIAVLSSFLLATFSPLYGNGKAVLGEVPGLFWLISGALIYLAYQESKERKFLFFSAFFWGIAVSTKPYYLLFGLSVLFILVFLWLKQKIIDLKTVILFCFIFSLPVFLWIFLSFDFSSLNGFQKTLVFFSNSYGVSSFEPLKNLLRFVTESTPIHFTFLMIFIFAALFVQKGGWRSVNSAVGGFLIFMLISFLWYLKTPGWYRYFFSIHVLAILFFPASLMIVVERTGAYFQKERMIKILGKAIIGALIIFQAGFLIINYNQFFRDDLLRLKDYAEKNISDDSSVFIMNLPEAAFLLNDKNLYQYIFINENLAIKSDRPKRLMDYIIVGSSDDKFILGNKNLIDFEYVLEQKIGHYNIYKNITRKIS; via the coding sequence ATGAATAATAAGATAACAATATCGGTTACCGCCTTATTTGATATTTTTGAAAAATATTTTTTGATATTGCTTATCGGATTGGTTTTTGGAATGGCTCTTTGGAATTTTCAAACAAGTCCGGGTTTTTGGTTTGACGAAGGAATTATCGCGCAGGCCGCGAAGAATATAGCGGAACACGGAATATACGGAATTCAAACCGCGCCGGAACAATTTTATACCGATAATTTTTGGATTACCACGAGTTATTCTCTGATCTGGCCGGTTGCTTTATTCATAAAAATTTTCGGCGCGTCAATCTGGGCCGCCCGTTTAGCCCCCTTGTTGTATTTGGTTTTTTTCGTTCTCGTTTCTTATTTTTTCATAAAAAAACTTTACGGTTTCAGAATTGCCGTCCTGTCGTCTTTTTTACTCGCGACTTTTTCTCCTTTGTATGGAAACGGCAAAGCGGTTTTAGGAGAAGTGCCGGGACTTTTTTGGTTAATATCCGGAGCTTTGATTTATCTGGCGTATCAAGAAAGCAAAGAAAGAAAATTTTTATTTTTTAGCGCGTTTTTTTGGGGGATTGCCGTAAGCACGAAGCCGTATTATTTGCTTTTTGGCTTAAGCGTTTTGTTTATTCTTGTTTTTTTATGGTTGAAACAGAAAATCATTGATTTAAAAACCGTGATTTTATTTTGTTTTATTTTTTCTCTACCTGTTTTTTTGTGGATTTTTTTATCGTTTGATTTTTCTTCATTGAACGGATTTCAGAAAACGTTGGTGTTTTTCTCCAATTCCTACGGTGTTTCGTCATTTGAGCCGCTGAAAAATCTTTTACGGTTCGTGACTGAATCAACGCCGATTCATTTTACATTTTTAATGATTTTTATTTTCGCGGCGCTATTTGTCCAAAAAGGCGGCTGGCGAAGCGTTAATTCCGCGGTTGGCGGATTTTTAATTTTTATGCTTATTTCATTTTTATGGTATTTAAAAACACCGGGCTGGTACCGTTATTTTTTTTCCATCCATGTTTTGGCGATTTTATTTTTTCCCGCTTCGCTGATGATTGTCGTCGAACGAACCGGCGCTTATTTTCAAAAGGAAAGAATGATAAAAATACTGGGAAAAGCGATAATCGGCGCGCTGATAATTTTTCAAGCGGGATTTTTGATCATAAATTATAATCAGTTTTTCCGCGACGATTTATTGCGGCTTAAAGATTACGCTGAAAAAAATATTTCCGATGATTCGTCCGTTTTTATAATGAACTTGCCGGAAGCGGCGTTTCTGTTAAATGATAAAAATTTATACCAATATATTTTTATCAATGAAAATTTAGCGATAAAATCCGACCGCCCGAAACGTTTAATGGATTATATTATCGTCGGATCGTCCGATGATAAATTTATTCTTGGCAATAAAAACTTAATTGATTTTGAATATGTTTTGGAACAAAAAATCGGCCATTATAATATTTACAAAAATATTACTCGTAAAATTTCTTAA